The sequence CCCGTCTCTTGAAAACTTATTGCACTGCCCACTTGCGCATGGTTAGTCCTGCACCAGCTGCCAGAAGACCGAGCAGTGTCACGCTGAGTGCATCGAGCGGTCCTCCTGTTTTTGGAAGAGTGTCCATAACTGAATCTGTCATGCTTCCGCCCGCGGCAGGCATCAGCCATGACATGCTTCCGCCCGCTTGGCTGAGCGCCGGGATTGCGTTCACCATACCGGCATTTCCATCCGATGAATTTCCGGATGAAGCACCCGGCACAGCCGTGGAGCCGGAGCCATTCAAATCGGTAACCGAATCCATCCCGCCATTCATCCCCGGGTTATTTCCGTTTCCTTGGCCGGTTCCGTCAGTTCCATTACTGCCATCCGAACCGCCTTCCGGGACAGTTGCACCATCATCGTTTCCATCCATTCCGTTATCCGGAGTGGTGTCCGGGTCCGATGTTCCGGGGCCTTCACCATTATCGGTTCCGCCTTCCGGTTCTGTCACAGCGTCATCATCCGGGTTGGCTGTCCCTTCATCGGAATCCGATCCTTCGTTACCGGAGTCATCCGGGTTTTCAACGGGAGGTACAGGGGTATTGTCCGTATCATCCGAATCCGATCCTTCTGGCTCTGTCGGGCTGTCATCTCCATCCGCTGGCGGGGTGGTTCCATCACCGTCGTTGTCCATCGGTGGTACGGTTCCATTGCCATCGTTGTCCGTTGGCGGCGTGCTGCCGGTGTCCCCAGGTTCTGAGGGGTCACTGGTTTCTTCATCCGGATCGGCTGCTGCCGGTTTGAATGACGAATTCGTCAGCAAGTCTAGGTTGACTGCACCAAGAAGAGGCAGGTCAAGCGTAATCATGCCGACGCCTTCTTTGATCGCAGTGCCTTTGTCTGTAGTCTGCTCTTTCTTCCCAAGCAGATTGACAGATGTGTCGCCGAGCAGCTGATCGAGCAGACCCAGCTGCAATACCCCGCTGTTCCGATCCGTTCCATTCTCCGTTTCAGCTCGGTGATCATCCAGAACGCCAAGGTGCAGACCGCCGAGACCCAGGACGTTGTTGATCAGTACATCTAGAACACCTCGGTCTTGGCTGGCCGTTCCGTCGTTTTTGACTGCCGTGTGGTTCTCGAGCACACCGACATGCGTTTTATCCAACACACCGCCGAGCGCTTCACCGACATCCGCATTCACGACACCTTCATCTTTCGTGAATGAACCATCTTCATTTACAGATGTGTGATGGTCCAGCACACCGACATGCGTGTCTTCCAACAGACCGGCTGCTTCTGGTATTACAGCTTCCACAACGCCGCCGTCCTGTGTGTACGAACCGTCTCCGTCCGCTGTGACGTGGTTATCGACCACTCCGACGTGTACATTTTCCACGACACCGCTGAGCGCTTCGCCGACATCCGCACTCACGACACCTTCATCTTTCGTGAACGAACCATCTTCATTTACAGACGTATGCTCATCCACCACACCGACATGGGTATCCTCAAGAATTGGGGATTCGTCGACAGTCACCTCAACGAGCGCCTTGGTCTGCTCGGCAGATTGCTGTCCATCCGTTTCTGACTTCGTCTCGGCGACACCTGCGTGCGTATTTCCGAGCAACTCAGAATCTTTCAGGTCTGCCTGTACAATCCCTTGGCTGCTTGTTGAAGATCCGTCTGCTTCACCCGATTTCTTCGAAACTGCATCGACCGTCGTCTTGCCTGCGGCCGGCAGTTCCTCCGCTTCGACTGAAACAAGGGATTCTTTCGTGTTCGCCTCTGTCTCTGAAGAGCCGGACTGCTTCATCGCTACATCTGCCTGCACCTCATTGGTGACGGCTGTATCGACATTCACAGAAACCGCGGATTTTTTCTCGGTTTCTGCAGACTTTTTGACAGGTGCCACTTCCGCCTGCACATTGTCAGCAATTCCGTCACTCACCTGGACATTCACTAGTGAAGATTCTTCCTTCTGCTCTGTCCGCTTCGGCACTTGGACTTTGACATCGCCGACAATCGGCAGTCCATCAAGTTGAAGATCCACCACATGCGAAGATTTCTCCGCCTGTGCAGTATCCCCTTCATCTGCCGAACTTGCAGCAGGCAGCACTGTGAACACCGAACCGGCTAACACCATCATCCCTGCGAGTTTCATCCAATTCTTTTCCATTATACTTCCTCTCCTTTTTTATAGTTTTTTAGACGTATAAAAAAGGAGCGGATTGGGGCGGTTGTCCGGGTGGCGCGTGTATCCATTGCAATGATCCTATGATATCTTCCAAGTACCATTTCTGCCGCACGATTTCCGCAGCCATCCGCCAGTCGTCTGCCGGGATTGCGGTGACTCCGCTTCCTGATGCAGCAGCAGATGTTGAAATACTGACGGAAGAAGAACCTGTCACAAGCTCAACATCCGCTTTCCATTTTGTCAGAGTTCCCGGTCTCAGAGGGACAGCTGAAGCGGAATTTCGGGCTGCTGATTCCAGACTCCGATCATCCGCCTTCCGCTCAGCATTCTCGGACGTTTTGTCCATCTGAACAGTCTCCGGGCGGACATCCGTGAACTCATCTGCCAGAGGTTCAGCCGTCTGTACGGCTGCCGGAACAGCTTCCTTCACCGGGATGCCTTCGTCCCCGGATTCCGCTTGCGCCGCAGGTATGTCCGCCGGTTCCTTTTGGGAAGCCGCTGGCGGAGTCTCCGGCTTGGTCACTGCCGGTTCCTGTGCTTTTTCTTGTTCAGGTTCGGCAGGAACCCGTGTATCCGATGGTTGTTCTTGGACTGGCGGCTTTACGGTCTCTGGCTGTCCGACAGGCTTCTGCGGAATTTCAGGACGCACCGACGGCTTTTCAACCGGTTCTGCTTCGTCAGACGGATCTATTTCCTCTGAAGCTGGCTGTCCGGGCTGAACAGGCTGCTTGACAGGTTTGTCCAGTTTATCTGCCGGTGCCGTCTCTGTCGCTGCTGGTTTCTTCAGCGGCTTGGCGACCGTCTTCACTGTGTTCCCGACTGTCTCATCCGCTGTCTTCTTCACCTGCTTGGTGACTTCCGTGACAGTTTCGGTCGTTTTGTCGACAACCGGTGTCACGACCGGCACTTCAGGCAGCGGTTCTGTCACGTTCACAGCTGTCTCCGTCACGTTCTGAACGGTCTCCGTTGTCTTTTCAACAACTGGGACGGTGCTTTCGACTGTTTCACCGACAAAGTTCGTCGTACTTTCCACAATATTCTTCACCGGCCGTCTCTCTTTCGGATCAACGACCGTATTCACCGTATCTTCTGTGAACTTGACTGTCCGGTCGAGCGTATCTCCCGTGAATCGGACGGTTTCTTCCACGAGCCCTCCGGCTGAGCTGAGTGTTTCATCCACTGTGTTCTTCACCTGGTTCAGCAGTCCGCCGACAAGCCCTTTCCGTTCTTTCGCTGGCTCTTGGCTGTCGTCCGTTTCATCCGCATAGACGAATGCCGGCAGACACATCAATAGAAAACTAGTACAAAAGACTGCAAATACACGTTTCACATAGTCACCTCCTTTCGAACTGGAGATGGAAGAACCCGATATCAGGCCTCCGCTATTTCGCCTCTACCCACAACACTTGCACATAAACATGTCAATTCCGGCGTTATTGTTACCAACAGCTGACATATCAATGCCGGCGACTGTAAACTATTTTTATAAAATTCTTGAATTAAACACTTAACCTATGTATATCCTCGAAGTTCTTTTAGTTCCGTCCTCTAATAGTAGTTCAAAAAACCTAAAACTATGATACTATAAAAGCAACAGCTCAATTGAAAAAGGAGGCATCCCTTTAATGTATTGTCAGCATTGCGGCACTCGGAACGAACGGGAAGCGGTGTACTGTTCTAGCTGCGGAAAACCTCTGAAAGCCAGAAAGACCCCGGGCTGGGTGATACCTGTCGTGCTCAGCTGCCTGCTCATCTTAACAGGATCTGCAGCAGGCATCGGCTATTACACAGACTGGGATTTCGGAAGTCTGCTGAATCAGGGTAAACAACAGACTCCCGCACTCGAACAGCAGGCTGAAGCCGGCAGCCAGTCCCCTCTCAAACCTGTCAGTTCGGGGCCTGCTGCGCCAATAAAATCTGTACCGCCTGACAAGGAAAAAACAGAAGTGATCAAAGAGTCGCTGCCGCGTGTGTTCACGATATTTACACGGGACGGACTCGGCTCCGGTTTCCTGTATAAAAAGGGCGGTCTCATTGTCACGAACGCACACGTTGTTGCCGGCTTCACGGATGTCGTCGTCCGCAACTCGGATGGAAAAGACGCCGCTGGCAAAGTGATCGGGATTTCCGATAAATATGATGTGGCACTGATACGTTCGGATGCGTATTCCAAACTGGCACCGCTTGTGAGTGAAACGAAGGAAACACCGATCGGTACCGAAGTCATTGCACTCGGCAGTCCGCAAGGGTTTGAGAATTCGGCATCCGTCGGCTATCTGACCGGTCTGAACCGGGATATGGAGCTCGGATTCGTCTACGAGAAAATCTATCAGATCGATGCACAGATCGACCAGGGCAGCAGCGGCGGACCCCTTCTGGATGCCAAGACTGGAAAAGTCATCGGTATCAACTCCCTGCTGTACAAGGAGAATAACCTGTTCGGATTCTCGATACCGATGTACAGTGTACTCGATCTGGTGAACCGGTGGGCGGCGGCTCCGATGAGTGAATCCGCTGTCGCCTCCTTATTCGGCGTCTATGACAGCTACACGGCCAGTTCCAACTTTGACAGTGATATCGCGTATGACGACGAGTACACCGATTTTTACGATGACTCCGACAGCTACTATGGTGACGACTATGACGAGTACAGCGATACGTACGAAGACGAATCAGCAGCCGGAGTTTTCGCGGATGACGGCCTGTATGATTTCATGTCCAGCTTCAGAATGGATTATGAAGAAGCGCTCGTGTATAAAGAAGGATTTTCACCGATCTCCCACTACTTCCTTCCGGGGACCGCCAGCACTGCGGCCTTCGCAAGTTTTGTCGATGAAGTCGCTGCCGATGACCGGATCTATGAGTTTTACGAGAGTGAGATCACGGAGATTGAGATTCAAGATGACCGGTCCTTCGTGACGATGTATCTGTCTTATTCGGTAGCGGACAGCAGAGGGGAACAGAACTTTTTCGAGAAACGGAAACAATATACCATCGTGACCGATGAGTACGGCGGATACAAAATCAGTAACGCCGCTGATTTCTGATTACATGAAATAGAGCAGTGGCTGCAGCCATTGCTCTTTTTCATCTCACTCTCCAGCCTCTCCATCCACGCGTTTCGCCATGACGACGAGCCGGTGTTTATCGCTGTTTTTCGGGTAGCAGGTGATGAGCGACAGTTTCGCCTTCCCCTGCTCACGGCCGATCACTTCGACATCTTCCGGATCGACAATCTGCATGTCGTACACTTCATACGTCTGCTCTTCGTCCACAGTTTCGAAGCTGAAACGGTTTCCGGCCGCCAGTTCATCAAGCCGGTTGAAGAACTGGCCGAATACGTGCGACTGGTGGCCGGCGATGGCATAGCTGCCGCCTGTCTCCCCCGGCATATCCATTCGCGGGATCGCACCGAATCCACGGTCCAGTATCTCGGGAGTCGCTCCATATGCGACCGGTGCGTGAATGTCGATTTGAGGGATGTCGAGGACTCCTTCTATATCGCCGATCTTCTTTTCCGCCGCTTGTTTCCCTGTTTGCTGGCCCCCAGCTGCCGCCGCTTCCTTTGTCGCTTGTCCAGACTCTTCTGCAGCCGCTTTCAGATTAGCGAATGCATCCAGCTGTTCGTGTTTGACGCCTTTTGTTTCCCTGATCCCGGTGAACTGCCAGATCAGCAGACCGATCCCGGCGAGCACAAGAATGTTTCCCGTCCAGCGGGCAGCATGTTTCATTCCCACCCCCTCCTTGTCATCGGACCGGCTTTCTCCATCCGGCCAAAAATCTTATCAGAACGCCCCCCGCAATGAGCAGAATGCCGCCAAGCAGGAGATCGGATCGGCCTACAGGGCTCCCGGTCTTCGGCAGTCGGCTGGGCAGGCTGCTGTTGCCTGTGCCCTTCGACTGCGAATTGTTGTAGCCGGCATCGGAATCATTAGAAGGACGATTGATGCCGGTATCGGGTCTACTCCCGCCGAAGGAATTGCCGCTGTTGTTTCCTGCAGCAGGCCGCGGACCGGTCCGATCCGCTGAATTGCCGTCCGGGACGAAAACCCGGTCTCCCATCTCTGAACCGCCGTTCCCTGTATAGCTTCCTGACGGATAGACCGTCTCGATCTCGATATCCGTATCGATGACCGGGCTGCTGTCTGCGCTTGCCGTGGAGACGGCGGCTTGCTCGGACTCCCCGCCCGGATCAGCCTCGTCCTCCTCCACCGCCGCTTTTGTTTCGGGCGCTGCTTCTGTTCCAGCCATCTCTTCTTCAGTTTCAGGTGTTTCTTCTACGATTCCACGTATATCTTCGGGAAGCTCTGAAGTTCCTTCCGCTTCAGCCGGCCTCGCGTCTTCCGATCCTGCAGCCTGTCCCCCGTCCTGTTCTGTCAAGTCCTGTTCTTTCTGCTCCTCCACCGGCTTCTCGGTCTGTCCCGCGGATCCAGTCATTGCAGGTCCGGAGCCATCTTCGTCTTTTACAGGCTGACCCGCCGGCGCTGTGTCGGATGGATCCGCAGCGGCGGAGTCGCCACAAGCCATGACAGTTGCGTTGTCAAGTGAATCGGGAGAGTAAATCTCCTGCGGGGCAGAAGATGCCGTGCTGTATGTCTCCTCACCAGCTGGCTGTTCTTTCACATCCGCCGCTAACTGCCCGTCCTGAACCCCTTCAGAGGAGTCCGCGTCAGTCTCCGTTCCCTCTCCGGTTGCCACATCGGTATCCAACTCGTTGTGAGGTATCTCCTGTAGGCAGTCACTTTCTGAAACCGGCTCGTCCGCTTCTGAACAATCAGCGGATTCCGCCTCCTCTCCGCCTTTGACTGCCGTGGACTCTTCTGGATTGGGCTGCTTTTGTACGGAGACCTTTCCGTACTCGCCGATCTCATAGCATTCAGTATCCGTTGGAACCGCCGTGCCGATTCCCCTGTCATCCGGTTGTGCAGCCAATGCGGGTGACGCGGCAGACAGCATCAAAATTCCCGCACCAAGCAGACCATTCAGCCGTTTCACTCATTACCGCCCCCTCTGTACTGTATGTACCTCTAAAATCCCTTTCCCTATTAAGCTGGGACATAATCTCAGCTCCAATAAGAAACCCCCTCTTCTGTCCAGTATGCACCGGTTGGGAGGGGGATGTTCAAGATGTACAGATGACACGGCTTTTGCCGCTGCGCTTCGCTTCATAAAGTGCGATATCCGCTTTGTGATACAACTTGGCGAAGTCGGAAATGCTGCCTCGGCGGTTCTCTGCGACTCCTGCACTGATGGACAGCATCACGTTTTCCCCATTACATGGGAGAAGGGCTGATCTGACGGCTTCCAGCATGTCATGGGCTCTCCGGCAGCCATCTTGAAGGGTGATATCACGCAGCACTGCGACGAACTCATCTCCTCCGATACGCGCAGTGGTATCACCTTTCCTCATGAGCGAGCTGCAGAGATCCGCCACTTTACGGATGGCTTGATCGCCGAACGGGTGGCCGAACCGATCGTTCAGGACTTTCAGATTGTCGATGTCAAAAGCGATGCATACGATGTTTTCTGCACTGCCTGCTGATTCGGCAAGCCAACCACCCGCCAGATCCTCGACCGACCGCCTGTTTGCGATGCCAGTCAGGAAATCGGTGTTGACCTGTTTTTCCAGTTCCCGCAGTTTCACTTTCATATCCAGCTGGAGGACAGCGTTAATGACTTCCTTCTCGTGGAGCTCTTCCAGCAGCCGGATATATCTCCGCTGCACTGAAAAACCATGCTTGAAATCACCAAAGTGCTCAGCGAGTGAAACCTGCCGTTCCAAGATTTCTTTGAGCTGCTTGTGGTCCGAAGAAGCCTCTGCCATGCGGGAGGCTTCTTCCAAGCTGGCCATCGCGTTACGCGGATGGCGCTGCCTGAGCTGGATCTCAGCCTTCAGCCGGATGCTTTTCACCCGTTCCGCCGGATAGGTATCCAGCAGCGGGTCGCGCTGGACAATTTCCAGCAGCACGGCGGACGACTCCATATCTTCCAACCCATAGTATGCATGCGCAGATGCCAGGGCGGCTTTCAGCAGCAGGTACGGACAGTATGGTTCCAGATCAGCGGCAACACTCGCACCGCGTCTGCCCGCCTTCAGCGCTCTGTCATACTCACCGAGCCGGCACAGGACATTGCACAGTTCACTGCTATTCTCACTGATGAGCCTGCTGTTGCCCAGCTGCTCGGCTAAGTCGATACTCATCTCCAATACTTGTTTCGCACGCTCATAATCTCCGGTATATACATAGAGCAGACAGAAAATATGATTGGAGTGCATATAGTCTTCCTTGGTCCCCCAGGTTTCACACAGATTTGCATGCCGGCCGATGTACTGGAATGCCTCCTTGATAGCCCCCAGTCTGTAGAAGCCGAGGGCGTAATTCGCGTAGGCTTCCATCCGGAGATGATGGTCGCCCATATCTGTCGCCGCCTGCAGCAGCTGATAGCAGCATTCGATCATTTCTTCAAACTTGCCCTGGTGCTGAAGCGACTCGATGGTCCGCTGAAGTCTCTGTATTGTCTCGCGCATCCCCAGCTCTCCTATACGTTTCGATTTGTCTTTGATAGAGTACCCAAAGTAGCAGACAACGAAACTATATTAGAGACGATGGACCCACTTCAGATAAATCTGAATACAGGCTCAATCAGTGACTTTGGAATTATCCGTTCCAATCATCGCTTCCCACAACAGTTCATGCACTTGCTGGAGGTGGGATTCGACGTTCTCTTTCGTGACATAGACACCGAAATCAGCCGGGACTTCCGTTGTCTCCGGGTGCTGGATGCGTTTTGCGATGAGTGTGCCGGTCTCCGGATAGAAATGATGGCCGTCATGGTAGTTCATGATGTCATTCGTGACCGTGTTCGGATACATGAAGTTCCAGACCCCGCCGTATACCTCCACAAGATCCCTGATCCATCGTTCGTAATCCTCGTACAGGCCTGTACTGACCAGCGAGGAAAACAGCGCTGTGGAAATCGGTGTCGTATAGACCCTCAGCTCACCTGGCTGGGCGGCATCTTTTATTTTCTGCAGGATCATCGGATAATCTTTGTAATATGTGTAATTGCTGCCGTAGAACTCCTCTTCGAAACGCTCGATCTTGAGGCTCGTGCTTTCCTCGACCTCCTCTTTCGTCAGCTGCTTCGCAAATGCCTCACCTTTCCGGTTATACATACGCTCTTCGTCGACATTGCCGGAAGCCGAATGGATGAAATTCTGGATCGATACATCGAGAGCATCCAGGGACAGCAGATTTTTCGTGCGATAGAACGGCTGGTCGATCTTCTTCTCGTAATTGGCAAGGGAACGCGGCGCCCCTGCCTCCTTTTCACTCGACTTGAAGAAGTCCATACCGACCAGATAACGGTCCAGGCCGGGCAGCTGTGACTGGCTGTACAGCATGATGCTGTGCACTTCCCGGATCGACATGTTGGCGACTGAGAAATTGAACACATCCCAGTCCTCGAATGCGGATGGATGGATGTACGTCGACCGGCTGCTGCCGACAAGCAGGGTGTCATAATCGTGCCGGCCGTAATGGAGCATGGCGATTTTCTGCTCCCGCTCATTCGTCACTTTCTGGATGCTGTTGTATGCATTCGCATGGCCATAATGCCAGAGCGGATCGATCCAGTAATTGAATCCCGCAGTGGCCGCTGCGAGAACGAGGAACACAGCGATCACCGTATGGGAAAAACGTTTATCGGACAGAGGAAACACCTACTTTCCTGTAGTAAATTGGCTCCGGGACATTCAAAAATTGAAATAGAGGAACTCACTGACACGCTGCAGCTGCATCGCGCTGTAATAGAGCAGCAGGATGACGAATGCCATCATCAGCGGCGTCCGCTTCTCGGTCTGCATGATCTGCACCGAATTTTTCGCAAACAGCGCAATGCCGAGCCCGATCAGCAGATAGAAGCCAAGCCACAGCAGGCTTTCATTGAATACGGAGTAGACACCGGTCAGATGGAGCCCTGCAAATCCGAACATCGCCTTGAACACCTGCAGGGCGACCGTCATATCAGGTGCACGGAAGATGACGAACGCCAGATGGACGAACAGGAACGTAATCCCCCATGCCCAGATTTTCGGCAGCTGACGGTCGGACCGTTTCCAGACTCGTGCAATGATACTGGCGACGCCATGCAGAATACCCCAGATGACGAACGTCCAGCCGGCGCCGTGCCAGAAACCGCTGATCAGGAAGATGATGAAGATATTGACGTACGTCCGCGGAACGCCTTTCCGGCTCCCGCCGAGCGGTATGTAGATATACTTCGTCAGGAATCCCGACAGCGTAATGTGCCAGCGCCGCCAGAAGTCCTGGATATCGAGCGCTTTGTACGGTGAGTTGAAGTTGATCGGCAGCCGGATGTTGAAGAACAGCGCCAGGCCGATCGCCATATCCGAATAGCCGCTGAAATCGAAGTACAGCTGGAGCGTATAGGACAGTGACGTCACCCATCCGCTGATCATCGACAGCGTGTCCG comes from Sporosarcina trichiuri and encodes:
- a CDS encoding trypsin-like peptidase domain-containing protein, with protein sequence MYCQHCGTRNEREAVYCSSCGKPLKARKTPGWVIPVVLSCLLILTGSAAGIGYYTDWDFGSLLNQGKQQTPALEQQAEAGSQSPLKPVSSGPAAPIKSVPPDKEKTEVIKESLPRVFTIFTRDGLGSGFLYKKGGLIVTNAHVVAGFTDVVVRNSDGKDAAGKVIGISDKYDVALIRSDAYSKLAPLVSETKETPIGTEVIALGSPQGFENSASVGYLTGLNRDMELGFVYEKIYQIDAQIDQGSSGGPLLDAKTGKVIGINSLLYKENNLFGFSIPMYSVLDLVNRWAAAPMSESAVASLFGVYDSYTASSNFDSDIAYDDEYTDFYDDSDSYYGDDYDEYSDTYEDESAAGVFADDGLYDFMSSFRMDYEEALVYKEGFSPISHYFLPGTASTAAFASFVDEVAADDRIYEFYESEITEIEIQDDRSFVTMYLSYSVADSRGEQNFFEKRKQYTIVTDEYGGYKISNAADF
- a CDS encoding class D sortase, which codes for MKHAARWTGNILVLAGIGLLIWQFTGIRETKGVKHEQLDAFANLKAAAEESGQATKEAAAAGGQQTGKQAAEKKIGDIEGVLDIPQIDIHAPVAYGATPEILDRGFGAIPRMDMPGETGGSYAIAGHQSHVFGQFFNRLDELAAGNRFSFETVDEEQTYEVYDMQIVDPEDVEVIGREQGKAKLSLITCYPKNSDKHRLVVMAKRVDGEAGE
- a CDS encoding GGDEF domain-containing protein, with product MRETIQRLQRTIESLQHQGKFEEMIECCYQLLQAATDMGDHHLRMEAYANYALGFYRLGAIKEAFQYIGRHANLCETWGTKEDYMHSNHIFCLLYVYTGDYERAKQVLEMSIDLAEQLGNSRLISENSSELCNVLCRLGEYDRALKAGRRGASVAADLEPYCPYLLLKAALASAHAYYGLEDMESSAVLLEIVQRDPLLDTYPAERVKSIRLKAEIQLRQRHPRNAMASLEEASRMAEASSDHKQLKEILERQVSLAEHFGDFKHGFSVQRRYIRLLEELHEKEVINAVLQLDMKVKLRELEKQVNTDFLTGIANRRSVEDLAGGWLAESAGSAENIVCIAFDIDNLKVLNDRFGHPFGDQAIRKVADLCSSLMRKGDTTARIGGDEFVAVLRDITLQDGCRRAHDMLEAVRSALLPCNGENVMLSISAGVAENRRGSISDFAKLYHKADIALYEAKRSGKSRVICTS
- a CDS encoding MBOAT family O-acyltransferase, with the protein product MIFNSFEFIFLFLPVVWAVFFLVGRVAPPFAKVWLLLASLFFYAYWNPAYLPLIVSSMVVNYIIGVFLGKNKWLPTRKVILTIGILFNVALLGYFKYRDFFAENINLLFGTEIGLIQVILPLAISFYTFQQIAYLVDSYRLETNEYNFLNYGLFVSFFPQLIAGPIVHHGDMMPQFSDRKTYRVNYENIAKGLVIFSIGLFKKVAIADTFAAYANSGFGSPDTLSMISGWVTSLSYTLQLYFDFSGYSDMAIGLALFFNIRLPINFNSPYKALDIQDFWRRWHITLSGFLTKYIYIPLGGSRKGVPRTYVNIFIIFLISGFWHGAGWTFVIWGILHGVASIIARVWKRSDRQLPKIWAWGITFLFVHLAFVIFRAPDMTVALQVFKAMFGFAGLHLTGVYSVFNESLLWLGFYLLIGLGIALFAKNSVQIMQTEKRTPLMMAFVILLLYYSAMQLQRVSEFLYFNF